The Solanum pennellii chromosome 4, SPENNV200 genomic interval atattttaacaattataaattatttattaaatataatatatcattCTTAATGACATTTTATCCAAtgacagaaaataaaaataaaatagaaattaaaaatatcaaatatccaTCACTTTCTCCCGACACCGCATATATATATGCAACTCCGCGActtgataataaataattaataatttatctatttaaaatatcattagagtttttcttatatattgaaaatcgacctaaaaaaatttcaatttcaagcTTCTTTCACCCCACCGCCCCGCCCCCACCCCcctttataaaaaaagaagaagaaaaggtaTATGCTTAGTACAATCGTTACaacaaataaagaattttaattttagggtTAATAATATAATcgatattatattatatttagtgCCAATAATATAACATGAGTATTTATAATCAATAATCTATATAAAtactattaaaaattataatgacCCGGAATAGAATAATAGTAactcaattattattaaatattttcaataaaattatctcaaaaaaattattgccATTAAATGTCTCTTCTGATATGGTAAAAGGATTATTAGGTAGGTTTCTCCTGTATCTGAATTTGGAAAATGTTGTAAAGAGAGCGATATACAGAAGGGGCAATTTGGTGtgatataataattcatacaatttttatcaaacattttcttcatcaaaacTTTGACATTTGTCCCttaatttctgaaatttttaatttagttttatttttaattagtaatttattgttcaaaacttcaaattaaaCCATCAAAATATGCCTGCCTACCATTAAAgtactaaattatattatttatatatattcttttggAGTAGGGGCTTAGCTTTGGTTTACGGACATGAATTGTGGTAAGATTGTTgagatttcttcacttttagTTAAGGTTTCGAATTAATTCTTAGctatgaaaaaaattagttgaaacTATCGCCTCCAAATAggatttaaaaatacataaaattaaattaatcaaattttaatataaatatgaaatattggACGGCAAAAAAAAGTTGTGGTTGGAGAAGAGTAGAGGATTGGGCTTTTCGCGTTAGAATGGCAGTTATACGGACAAAGACAATAAACCAACAAATTAAAGACTATGCATACAAATAAACTATTCGACTAAAAAGTTTTTGCCGACACTCCTCAAAATAATCATAATGCCGACGCtatcaatattttaacaaatcGTGTCAGGCGAGATATAAGGTAAAATAATTTTGGGgataaaatataagtattattaaattttgtgtttaGTTCGAGATATTACACAGTTCTGACTGTTTATCTTACCATCTATACTTTAGTGATAGGATAAATTATCTCATATACATGGTAAAATAACTTATCTCAGAATAATCAATTCGGAATAACATTTTTCCAACTAAAGGATCCCAAATTTCTTTGTATGGTTAAGAGAAATAATTACTATCTATCAAGCATTTCATGTGGGGAGCGGTTGGGGATTAATTAGGGTTCAAAATATTCAACTTGTCCAAGTGTGATTTCCAACTTTTTCGTTGTGCTTTTAATAGGatcttaaatattcatataacGAGACATTGTTTGAAAGATTAACAAATTCTTatgtttctctttcttttctttttttgttttagtaacAGTAATGTTCAATTAATTAACGTTATGACAAAGACTATCTGAAAtctgaataaaaataattgataaaactCACACTTGATCAAAGCATATAGTAAACGCGTATTGATGTGATAATTTACGGCCAAACATGAGAGTAGGAGTACTGTGGGGGACATTATCctatattttcaattaaatgACTTGTATTTCAAACCATAGTAATCCTAACACATCTTTCATCCCCAAAAATATCTCTTGGACTTAAAATTGGCTTTTCAGTTGAACATCGAAAAACACATTTGGTCgtatgaaaattgaaattaaatactCCCTCCATCCTAATTTATGTGGCACCATTTGATTTATTGGTACATAGTTTAAGAcgaaatgaaaacttttaaaaagaaaaatttgtcatatcaataatttttattcacCAAGCAACATTTGAacacataatttctttttaaaaaaatgaattaaaaagattaacaaaacaaacaaattaaaatcaaagaatatcatatatatatatatatatacgcgCGCGTAGTTAGAGACGTTAATTACGGGGGgaaaaacaaaagtaaagttaGTTCACattaaacaaacaaaatgaataaaGCAAGTCATACATCATATCAGCTGTGCTGATTTTAACAATTGAATTAAGCTTAGGTCCATTATTTTTGCCACTTGGATTGAAAATCTTCCATCatggaaaatataatattgGATAAGAACTTGTACACGTTCATTGGACAAACTAATTAGTTAGTCCCCACTTCACCTCCTATAGGCCAAATACTTATAAATACCACTCAATAttcacaagaaaaaaaacatcCCAAAGTAATTTTGTTCTACTACTACATTTTCTTCACACACAATTGTCACCAAAAAACATCATGGCCGAAGAAAAGAAACATCACTTTGGTGGTCTCTTTAACCACCACAAGAACAAAGAGGAAGACACCCCCATTGAGAAAACTACATATGAAGAAACAACCTATGAAGACAGTGAAAAAACTAGCACTTATGGAGACAACACATATGGTGAAAAAACTAGTTATGGTGATGATACATATGGCCAAAAAACTACCACATATGGAGAGGACAATAAATATGGTGAGAAAACAAGTTATGGTGAGGGAGATGACTACAAATATGGTGAGAAAACTAGTTATGGTGATGGAGATGACAACAAATATGGTGAGAAAACTAGTTATGGTGAGGGAGATGACAACAAATATGGTGAGAAAACTAGTTATGGTGATGATACATATGTCGAAAAAACTAACACATACGGAGAGGACAATAAACATGGTGAGAAAACAAGTTATGGTGGGGGAGATGAAAACAAGTATGGTGAGAAAACTAGTTATGGAGAGAAAGCTAGTTATGGTGGAGGAGATGACAACAAATATGGTGAGAAAACAAGTTATGGTAATGAGGAAGGTGGCTATGGTGTAGGAGTTGGTGCCTACTCATCTGAGACTACTACTAATTATGAAGAGAATGATGATAGTGAAACCAAAACGTCTGAGGATTACAAGGAAGAGAAGAAACATCACAAGCATCTTGAAGAACTTGGGGGACTTGGAGCTGTTGCTGCTGGTGCCTTTGCTTTGGTAAATATTCTTTAATTctaactttccacgtgacatgcaTGTATGAGATTACAAGATTAAATGACATTTTCCTACGTTAATCTTCGATATGGTACATGAAATTTCAGCATGAGAAGCACAAGGCAGAGAAAGATCCGGAGCATGCACACAAGCACAAGATAGAGGAAGAGATAGCAGCAGTAGCTGCAGTTGGTGCTGGTGGATTTGCATTCCATGAACATCATCAGAAGAAAGAAGCAaag includes:
- the LOC107017883 gene encoding stress protein DDR48-like; this encodes MAEEKKHHFGGLFNHHKNKEEDTPIEKTTYEETTYEDSEKTSTYGDNTYGEKTSYGDDTYGQKTTTYGEDNKYGEKTSYGEGDDYKYGEKTSYGDGDDNKYGEKTSYGEGDDNKYGEKTSYGDDTYVEKTNTYGEDNKHGEKTSYGGGDENKYGEKTSYGEKASYGGGDDNKYGEKTSYGNEEGGYGVGVGAYSSETTTNYEENDDSETKTSEDYKEEKKHHKHLEELGGLGAVAAGAFALHEKHKAEKDPEHAHKHKIEEEIAAVAAVGAGGFAFHEHHQKKEAKEEEEEAEGKKKHHFF